Proteins encoded by one window of Dehalogenimonas sp. THU2:
- a CDS encoding DNA polymerase III subunit beta encodes MLLDCTIGRKGFLTYLKSLGGSNIVKIVPSNGDASGSRVADKRLKVVCGANTSYLENMAWVGEKTPLTLCDIRVSPSNSVSPNLGALELSDALTRVLPFTANEDTRPILQCVLFKVQDGKLSLVSADGYRLAVMKLDFDGDEGQVLVNRDELRGVTSALRRARRVRLGFEKSGDGLEGMSLLLDTELIRYDWRGCAGNFPDYEKLIPADFASRASFDTNEALKAVSSLKVIADSRTYAIDLIIGDGKVIMANTDDKGETEITADTTGEPVKVRLDGGYLADALRACGGMVELKLSDAKSPMLFTAPDYELVVMPMLTPESQKPKDEAKAEEPAEAVETPAEAVPEDEAEKVQAVAEAEAITKADKPKPKKRGKVKEPVAVA; translated from the coding sequence ATGTTACTTGACTGTACCATCGGGCGGAAAGGCTTTCTTACCTATCTGAAGTCATTAGGCGGGTCGAACATCGTCAAGATTGTTCCGTCTAACGGTGATGCCAGCGGGTCGCGGGTCGCCGATAAACGGCTGAAGGTGGTATGCGGAGCCAATACCAGCTACCTTGAGAACATGGCTTGGGTCGGCGAAAAGACGCCGCTTACTCTGTGCGACATCAGGGTAAGCCCTTCAAACTCGGTCAGCCCCAACCTCGGCGCACTGGAGCTTTCGGACGCCCTTACAAGGGTACTGCCGTTTACCGCCAATGAGGACACCCGCCCAATCCTTCAATGTGTCCTGTTCAAGGTACAAGACGGTAAGCTATCCCTAGTAAGCGCCGACGGCTACCGGTTAGCCGTAATGAAGCTGGACTTCGACGGTGACGAGGGTCAAGTCCTTGTCAATCGGGACGAGCTTCGGGGTGTTACCAGTGCCCTTAGACGGGCACGTCGGGTTAGACTGGGCTTTGAGAAAAGCGGGGACGGCCTTGAAGGCATGAGCCTACTTCTGGACACGGAGCTAATCCGCTATGACTGGCGGGGATGCGCCGGCAACTTTCCAGACTATGAGAAGCTCATACCCGCCGACTTCGCCAGCCGTGCCAGCTTCGACACCAATGAAGCGCTCAAGGCGGTAAGCTCACTCAAGGTCATCGCCGACTCCAGAACCTATGCCATAGACCTAATTATTGGGGATGGCAAGGTCATCATGGCGAACACCGATGACAAGGGCGAAACCGAAATAACCGCCGACACCACCGGCGAACCGGTCAAGGTAAGGCTTGACGGGGGTTATCTTGCCGACGCTTTGAGGGCCTGTGGCGGGATGGTGGAGCTGAAACTCAGCGACGCCAAGTCACCGATGCTTTTCACAGCGCCGGATTATGAGCTGGTGGTCATGCCGATGCTGACTCCTGAAAGCCAGAAGCCGAAGGATGAAGCCAAGGCAGAAGAGCCAGCCGAAGCCGTCGAGACACCCGCCGAGGCGGTACCCGAAGATGAAGCCGAGAAAGTCCAAGCCGTAGCCGAAGCCGAAGCCATCACGAAGGCCGACAAGCCGAAGCCCAAGAAACGCGGCAAGGTAAAAGAACCGGTAGCCGTAGCCTGA